From the Aspergillus puulaauensis MK2 DNA, chromosome 1, nearly complete sequence genome, the window ATGTCGAGACCTTAACACGAGGCCACCAGCCGCAGGCAAAACTAGCGGTAAAGCAGCTACGAGCTGAGTGGTAACTTATAGTCAAGTCCGGAGCTCGGTGACAAACTGGCAGCCGATGTATTTTGTAGTTTCGGGGACGAAGAAATCATCTTCTTGCCCACTGAAAGGCTGAAAACACGCAATATTTAGGTAGCAGTTTTATTAACCAAAAGGCAGATAAAGGGCAGATAACTAAATGGAAATTACGAGGAAACAGACCACAAAAAAGACAAATCGATAATATAAATGCCAAAATAGCGCACGATCATACTCCCTCGGAGGGTTGCGAGTCATGACCGCGGTCGATTTGAGATGTCAACAACATTACCTGTAAATTTTCAGTCACCTTCCGAGGAATCAGACGAAATATTGCCCTGCCCGGCTGGATCAGGCATTACCACACTGTTCAAATACGTGACCTATGGTTGATGATCCTGGTTAGCTCTTTTCCCTCTCACAAAGTACGTACATGGACGGCGGGTTGGTGAGTCTTAAAAACTTCATCTGCATGATGAATTGTGAATGTGGATGCCGTTCTGGACTTAATCACAGCAGACAGCTGGGAAAGGAAGGCGAGCGGGCGCTAGGGAGAGGGGAAATGGACAGATACAGAGTGCGAGGATCCATTGGGCGCGATTCGCCGCCGAATCGGGGGAAAGCCAGAAGCCGGCTGCAtatcgaggaggagaaaggacGGCTTACAAATGGTGCCATGATGCCAATGAGAGCGGTGATTTTCTCCTGGGCATCAGGACTCAAGAGATCTGCGTCTGGAAGCCGTTTGCCAATAGTGAAACTGCGTAAacggaggagctggatgttCTCATTGTCGTGTTCATAACCCTGAGAAAAAGGAGACGAGTCAGCTCTTGTAATAACTGTAGGTTCCCAATCAAATTCGACGTAATCTCGGGTGAGGGTAGGAGACTAGAGAGAGGGTGAACCATGGAAAGCGAATAGACGGCGCAAGCGCCTTTCCGAACCGGGTAGGAAAAGAGGAACAGCCAAAGCCTGCCACAGAGGCCCCAAGAAAAGGCTCTTTCTGGCCACCCAGAAGCCGGGCTCAAGACTCTAGGGTGGAAAGGGGAGTGCCTGACACGGCCCGAGAAAGGTCGCCCATCCGCAATTGCACTTGAGAGTTGGAACATCAACAATAATGCAGTGTATGCGGAAGCACACTTGTACTACCGCAAGACACGCTCAAGCCACGAAGTCTCATAGTCTCTCTTTCTTAGTCAAATCCATGTCTTTGGATCCCCATTGGATAGGTCTGATGCCCATCCCCGAGCACCATGGCCGACCAGTCGAAGACGAGCCAGCGGCAATCTCCTGAATACCAACGCCATCATGGCTTTCGAGACTCAAACAAAGCCTCATTGTCCTCTAATCGCTCTTAAATCAATGATAACAGAGCCAAACAGATGATAATGTGCGATGAAGCAGGATTTCCCGAACCCCCGATAGACTGACGCGCCCGAGACGTGACGGCCATACCGACGGCCTCGGGACCTTTACCACACGCTGACTTACGTTTCGCGAGGAGATAATTCAGTTTATCGGGGATGTGAGAATATGAGACCGGTAGTCTCTCTTAAAACAATAGGGAATACGCGATGAAAGATGTTCTTACCTTAGGCTTAGTCTTAAGCGCACTCTCGCTGTTTTGACTAACAAAGGCCTTCACAGCtttgtcttcatcatcaggTATACCATCGAAGAATTCTCGTCGCATGCCTTCTTCCCTGAGAACCGTTTTTAAACCTTGCGAGTTCCCATCGATGTCGTCTCGAAGAAGCGCCAGCTTATCAGCTTCTGGATGCCAGAGTCCCGAGCCTagaacgaaaaaaaaaaggattgTTAGAATTATGATGGATATTATGGTACACGGGGAGATAATATCTGGACTGCAGCTTTAAGGAGTTTGTCTCTATTTTGCGGAAGTGCAATTAGAGAAAGGAGCGTGTCCTCAAGGACGTCTCAGGCGCCGGAAGGATCAACCAGCGGCGATAAGACAGGAAAGATATAATCCACGCCCATGAAAAGTAGTTGCATAGCGAAGGAAAGAATGTTGGTTTGGGGGCGCTTATTGCGTACAACTCACCAACGAAGCTGGCTCCTGGTTGACAGTGGACATAATATGCAGCGTAAGGACCTTTTTTGCCGGTGCGGGACCTGTTTTCCATTTCAGCTAACGACCATTTCGTAGCAGTAAACATCTACTTACCAGGCGGCCGAGAAGTGCGTCTGCTCCGTGCAGTGGGGGTCAATTATACGTTGTGCTTTGAGAATTTCACACGGCGCGCCGAGATGCGTAAGGAAACCAACATACCTTATAGGGTGTAGGATCCTTACTGAACCTAATGTCTCTATATATACGGAAGACCTTAATCCATGTTAGTGTATCTGCCcttgctctttttctttaaaCGCGTCTTACCAGGTCTTTTGCAGGTAGCTCTGGGATGGTGCTATCCTTCTCAGTGACCTTCTCTGTTAATGTCTCAACAAAAGTATCCCAATCCTTTTTTGAAGAGCGATAATCCGCATCGTGGGCTACCAGCCGTGTTCATATCAGCAATGGACCTCAAGGTATGAAACGCGGGGTAGCAGTGCATATGGTTACCTTTAAGCCATTGCCTTTCATTATTTTTGGTCAGGTCTTTGAGAAATAATATGGTGTTGGGATGTAGGGTGTCGTCCTCATATGGAACGTCTCCCGGGTCCCTTGCTTTGGGCTTCTCGATGAAGACCTCTTTCCCAGGCCCAAGACCGGTCTTGACACCTTCTCTCCATAAATCCTTCTTTTTCGAAGACTCCGGCGCGTCTGATTTGGTCCCGCGTCTGTTCTCGAAGTCTTTCGCGGCTTGCGAAACTGCTTCTTTACCGGCCGTGGATGACTGCTCTGGTCGCCAAAAGTCCGAGTCTGCGTCTGATGAATCCCCGggttcttcgtcttcataGTCATCGTTTGGCTTAATCGCGCGCTTTGCATTGCGCTTCGGCTTTTTTGCTTCGTCTTCTTGGAAATACTTGCTTTTCTTGGTGGTGGATTTCACGGATTTGTCAGGGGCGCTTGAATCGTACTTTTGCTTCTTTAGCGCCGCATTTGAGGCCCCAGCAACTCTGGCGGAGGCGCGCCTTTTGGGTGCCGATTCTGGAGCTGCCTCTTTTGCGGGAGCGGCCCGGGTCGATCGAGGAGGCATAGCCGACGGATGGGTAGTTTTCCGCGGGTCTCCGTTGTTGAACTCAAGTTATAGTGAATAGAATATGATTGGAATTGTTCCTGCAGACACGGTTGCTACcgggagaagaaaagcgTAGCGCGAATGAGACGAGATGAATGGCGGCGTTTTAAACCGTCTTATGGCTCCTCCGTTGTTCTTCAGGGCGCTTGGCCGCCGCTGGCTAGTTGCCGATTGAGTCCAGGCGGTTCGAGCGTTCAACCTTTGAGTGACGAACTTAGTCTTACGACCAAGGGGCTGGTAACTTCTGGGGCAGTTTCCGCGTGGAAGGGGCGAGATCCCGGCAGGACCACTCGCTATCAACTAGTGTCGACCCCACCAAGGACTTTTCCTAAAGATTTTCGGGTCAAGCACTGTCAGAAGGATTTCATCAAAGAATGCGGGATCTTTCTATTTCGGTCTATCGCAGTGGAACTGTCTTACCGCAAGGCATATGTTGATGTCTCTTTGTATATCTTCTTTTGGATTCCTTTCTAGAAATCGGTCgacttttttctttgtctcgGGCAAAAATACTGCGGGAAGGTGTACAAGTTGATCAACGAGGAGGGACTGGTCCCATACTTCCCTAAGCAGGTGTCCACTATTTTAAAAGGGAAGCACAACATTAGCAAAACCGATCATGGATGAAAAAGAACCGACGAGGGATGAAATGATTCCACCTGTCTTCATATCTCGCAAGAACAAGATCCTCGCTGATCTTTCAACCCCAGCAGACGAATACTCAGACCTCTCACCCAAGGGCTCTGTGGATGAAGGAATTCAAGACCTCATCCAAGACATCAACACTCTGCCTGGTTTAGTGACGACGAGCAGTTGCGCTGGTCGAATTAGCGTATTTTTGGAGGGGAGACGGGTTCCAAATCCGTCTGAAGAGATCTCAGAGTCGCGAGCTAGCGAGCAGAGGAAGTTCGTACCCTCTGGCGGCAAGGGAGCGGGGAAATGGTTGTACGTCTCGCATGAACCGCTGAATATGGACAGTAGTTCAGAGaacaaagaggagaagccaTTGCATGAGATGTTTGGAATGACTCCTGGAGATGGGAAGCCGCCAGGTGTAGAAGAAAGCCAGGGTCATGCCCCACGTCTTGTGCGCTTCCATTTCGAACCCTTGGTGAGttcatctcctcgacattCCGTCGTCCTTGCTTAGATGACCTTAAACGGCATATTCCCTTTCCCCCTGAATGATTCAATCAGCTCCCATTATATGGTGTCTTGTGTTTGGTTTTCTATACCCCTAAGCAGCAAAGCATCACCTTTCAACTATACTGACATGGCccttccagatcctccatATCATGACCGCCACTCTGCATCACGCCCAGCCAGTTCTCTCCGCGGCATCAAGCTCAGGGTTCCGTGAAAGCGGGCTCCAAGGTCTCCGTTGCTTAGAAGGTGACAGCGGACCTAGCCCAATTGTCGCCGTCCGATCTGCAGGGCTTGCATTGGAATCTATAATAGGATATTGCGAAGATGGGGGTGATGAGCCGGTTATCCGAAGCTTGGTGTCAGAGGAGTACCTCCGAATGCTTGTTAACATGTCGAACGAGCGTTTTTCGGTGAATTCAGAGCGTAGGGAACGATTCAGAACGACCATTTTGGATGGGTGTTCTATACGAAACTCCAGCAACACGAAGTCGAAGGGGAAGACGAGACCTCCTGGATGGGAGGATCCAGAGAcgcggaaggagaggaagagggctgaaggtttgatgaggaagaagctgcttGAGGGTCAGGCTGCGCAAGATAATGACCAAAATGCAAacaatgaagatgaggtaGGAATATGGCATTCGTTAGATACAGGGGCCCTATAAAAAGGTAACATGGACTACAAAAGCCATCTCAATTGTATCTGACCGAAACCGAACCTCAAGTTCCACGAAGGGACAAAACTGTCTTCCAGAGACAGACATAGAAACACAACGCACGAATGTAACAAAACGATAACGTAAACCACTATTCATGATTTCCAAGTATTCTTCTTGCAATTCAAAATCATAACGATGATATCGTAGACTTGATAGTTGCCAATTGACTTTGCTCACTGACCTGTCGAAATCGTCTAATAACGTGATATTTTATCATATCATATAGCGAACCTGAAAGAATTCTCAAAGGAGCAACATGATGGTTGGCACGGCGATGGGTATAGGAGAACATCTGGTGGCCTGGGCTATCATGCTGACCTTTGGTTAACAtgggctggagaagaagcaaatGCTAAAAGGGAACGAGGATAGAATTACAGAGACGGTGGTTCACCATACCTTCCCATCATTCATTCGGAACTTAGATCCCCCCAGGGGTTCGTGGTGGGCGACGGAAGACACATGGGAGACGATTGGGTGTTACGGTGGCCGCGGCGATTTCCACCGGGGGGGTACAACAGCAATCTATGATTCCAAGTGTTTCCGGTCTTTCCAGAGCTGGCAACGCTGCCTATTCCCACTGACTCGCTTGCGCGGCGGAAGTGGGTGGCGTGGACATCAGAATGGGATAACACTTGGTTTTTCTCAGTGTCACTGGGCGAAATGCGCAACATGCGGCCATTGCCGGGGGCAAGTGACAGCGATGAGTCTCCATATACCCTTCTGTCGTTGAACACATTGTTCATGTCGTCATTAATCCACCCGTTAAAGACCAAAGTACAGAGAATGACCATCTCATGATGAACCGCTGTCTCCCAACTGATTTGGGAGGCAGACTGTGGCCACTCAAACCAGATTTGACCAAAGGGAGAACGAAGAACTGGGATATCCTTTGGGAATGTGTTAGACAATCCCATTGTTTCAAACTCGTGTTCGCTGCCCTGCGAAATGAGCGTCATGAAGTACTAGCAAATTAGTACTTTCGTATAAAAGACTCAACAACATAATGGACTCTCACCGTATGGATGTCCTCATTGAAATTAGGCTTTCTAGCAAGACTATCAAACGGAAACCATTTGCTAGTTTCTGGTAGCTTGATTATTTCGCTCGAAATCTCTGAATTGATGCACAGAGTATATTTCTGCCGCTCGTTGAAAGTAGGGCATTTGAGACCTGCCTGGAGCAGATCATTGAGCAGTTTCTGATCAAGACCAACGGTGTTGACTCTTTTGATACGAGAAACGAGAGATTGTATGTGACGGTTGGCCAACTCAAACAACTGATTACGATCATGCACCGTGTAACACTGAGGAGCATGCCAAGGAAACTATAGTAATGACAGAAAAAAGTGATTAGTTCAATCCGTGGCAAATTAACTTGAACAATGAAACTAATAGTGGAGTCCTTACCTTGTGGAGTGTGCTTATAGTGGACTCGTAAGTGCGTTGCGGGCATTTGTCGCAGAAGGGAGACTAAAAGGGTTGTGTTAAGCCATGTTCCCTGTATGAGTAGCCAAGGAAGATGTTTATAGCTTACACGATGAGGTATTTCTGCATGACGAATGGCCAAAGTTATTTCCTCCCCGGTGAAGAAGCCAGTAAAGCCCGAGCAATAAGGGTCGCTATTCTCCTGGGGATATGGCATACCGCCCCTCCAAACAATGCACTTTGCACGTGGGAATAAGTCTTTCAAAAGCTCGTTCTGGTCAGTAAGATCAACATCAACGTGGCGATTACCAAGACGAGGCGGACGTCCAGACTCGTAGATACGGTTGATGCGATTAGCGGTGTCTCTCGCATCGGCATGGGTCTGAAACTCGGCGTAGCAGTCCATCGTCTTAGCGGTGGATCTTTCCATAATGAT encodes:
- a CDS encoding tRNA wybutosine-synthesizing 3 family protein (COG:S;~EggNog:ENOG410PKAE;~InterPro:IPR003827,IPR036602;~PFAM:PF02676) produces the protein MDEKEPTRDEMIPPVFISRKNKILADLSTPADEYSDLSPKGSVDEGIQDLIQDINTLPGLVTTSSCAGRISVFLEGRRVPNPSEEISESRASEQRKFVPSGGKGAGKWLYVSHEPLNMDSSSENKEEKPLHEMFGMTPGDGKPPGVEESQGHAPRLVRFHFEPLILHIMTATLHHAQPVLSAASSSGFRESGLQGLRCLEGDSGPSPIVAVRSAGLALESIIGYCEDGGDEPVIRSLVSEEYLRMLVNMSNERFSVNSERRERFRTTILDGCSIRNSSNTKSKGKTRPPGWEDPETRKERKRAEGLMRKKLLEGQAAQDNDQNANNEDEVGIWHSLDTGAL
- a CDS encoding DUF2461 domain-containing protein (COG:S;~EggNog:ENOG410PJAH;~InterPro:IPR012808;~PFAM:PF09365) codes for the protein MPPRSTRAAPAKEAAPESAPKRRASARVAGASNAALKKQKYDSSAPDKSVKSTTKKSKYFQEDEAKKPKRNAKRAIKPNDDYEDEEPGDSSDADSDFWRPEQSSTAGKEAVSQAAKDFENRRGTKSDAPESSKKKDLWREGVKTGLGPGKEVFIEKPKARDPGDVPYEDDTLHPNTILFLKDLTKNNERQWLKAHDADYRSSKKDWDTFVETLTEKVTEKDSTIPELPAKDLVFRIYRDIRFSKDPTPYKTHFSAAWSRTGKKGPYAAYYVHCQPGASFVGSGLWHPEADKLALLRDDIDGNSQGLKTVLREEGMRREFFDGIPDDEDKAVKAFVSQNSESALKTKPKGYEHDNENIQLLRLRSFTIGKRLPDADLLSPDAQEKITALIGIMAPFVTYLNSVVMPDPAGQGNISSDSSEGD
- a CDS encoding uncharacterized protein (COG:S;~EggNog:ENOG410PQ10;~InterPro:IPR035979,IPR012677;~go_function: GO:0003676 - nucleic acid binding [Evidence IEA]) is translated as MNPYSPEFVPDNPSQRVQERLAFLNSNTPHSNDNISTASQALTLQSLNMSSQVLPRPSRHPYGSLAYSQPPIIAQLPYQPRQTDIVSPMTRRATSSLLQQLNKLEIQEPSVSAQAIAAYRESVDKTTNPREMPIGSLVDNREPPSFGVVKISNIPYSITKQEILQFLGRQARLITPEQGCPIHIIMERSTAKTMDCYAEFQTHADARDTANRINRIYESGRPPRLGNRHVDVDLTDQNELLKDLFPRAKCIVWRGGMPYPQENSDPYCSGFTGFFTGEEITLAIRHAEIPHRSPFCDKCPQRTYESTISTLHKFPWHAPQCYTVHDRNQLFELANRHIQSLVSRIKRVNTVGLDQKLLNDLLQAGLKCPTFNERQKYTLCINSEISSEIIKLPETSKWFPFDSLARKPNFNEDIHTYFMTLISQGSEHEFETMGLSNTFPKDIPVLRSPFGQIWFEWPQSASQISWETAVHHEMVILCTLVFNGWINDDMNNVFNDRRVYGDSSLSLAPGNGRMLRISPSDTEKNQVLSHSDVHATHFRRASESVGIGSVASSGKTGNTWNHRLLLYPPGGNRRGHRNTQSSPMCLPSPTTNPWGDLSSE